From a single Endozoicomonas euniceicola genomic region:
- the chbG gene encoding chitin disaccharide deacetylase, which translates to MKLIINADDFGLSPGVNHGIVDAFKRGAVRSTTMMVGMPGEDHGVELAKANPQLSIGIHLRLTAGKPMCDNPETLTDASGRFLDQLSFYDSDSLCPKEIEREFRAQIEHFLKLGLTPTHFDSHHHCYGHPIALPVISKLSKEYGIPYRTVDASQVTEIATETARYTYRFTDRFYGKVSLQMLLDIVDKELAERGHNAILEVMCHPAYIDQGLMEASSYTEARVKELDILTSAELQQNLTSRGIELTDYKEISKLTNL; encoded by the coding sequence ATGAAACTCATTATTAATGCAGATGATTTTGGCCTGAGTCCGGGGGTCAATCACGGTATTGTCGACGCTTTCAAACGTGGCGCTGTTCGCTCCACCACCATGATGGTTGGAATGCCGGGAGAAGATCACGGAGTTGAGCTGGCAAAAGCCAATCCACAACTGTCTATCGGTATCCATCTACGCCTGACCGCAGGCAAACCAATGTGTGATAATCCTGAAACCCTTACCGATGCATCCGGACGGTTTCTCGACCAACTCAGTTTCTACGACAGCGACAGCCTTTGCCCCAAAGAAATAGAGCGTGAATTCCGTGCCCAGATTGAGCACTTCCTGAAACTGGGACTAACACCCACTCATTTTGATAGCCACCATCACTGCTACGGCCATCCCATCGCCCTGCCAGTGATCAGCAAACTATCCAAAGAGTACGGTATTCCCTACCGGACAGTGGACGCTTCCCAGGTGACAGAAATAGCCACAGAAACAGCGCGGTACACCTACCGTTTCACCGATCGCTTTTATGGCAAAGTAAGCCTGCAAATGCTACTGGACATTGTGGATAAAGAGCTGGCGGAACGGGGGCACAATGCCATTCTTGAAGTGATGTGCCACCCCGCTTATATCGACCAGGGGTTGATGGAAGCCAGTTCTTACACAGAGGCGCGAGTCAAAGAGCTTGACATTCTTACCTCAGCAGAGCTTCAGCAAAACCTGACCAGCAGGGGTATTGAGCTAACCGACTACAAAGAAATCAGTAAACTGACAAACCTGTAA
- the ptsG gene encoding PTS glucose transporter subunit IIBC → MVKTVFGTFQKIGRALMLPVAVLPVAGILLGVGSAGFSFIPDLMSSVMAQAGGMVFGNLPIIFAIGTAIGLSENDGVASVAAVVGYVVMLGTMGVMAQELGVEPSVIMGVDAIDTGVFGGILVGMLASIMFNRYYKIQLPEYLGFFAGKRFVPIITALCAVVLGVLLSFVWPPIQEGIDAFSNWSVTENPVLAGFIYGFIERALVPFGLHHIWNVPFQIEMGQFVDATGNVYNGDIARFFAGDPTAGFLAGGYLFKMFGLPAAAIAMWHCAKPQNRNAVGGIMISAALTSLLTGITEPIEFSFLFVAPVLYGIHALLAGLAFAITNYLDIKMAMSFSNGMIDYVLYYTIATRPAWIIGLGLIYAAVYYSVFRLAILALDLKTPGREEETRRGKVEVTPELARNLVEAFGGKGNIKNLDACITRLRVTVNKADDVDQDRIKALGATAVVVVGKNMQAIFGPQSDNIRTEMQEAIKSM, encoded by the coding sequence ATGGTTAAAACCGTGTTCGGCACATTCCAGAAAATTGGTCGAGCACTGATGTTGCCCGTAGCCGTACTGCCTGTAGCAGGCATACTACTGGGCGTAGGCAGTGCCGGTTTTTCATTCATTCCAGATCTGATGTCCAGCGTTATGGCCCAGGCCGGTGGAATGGTTTTTGGTAATTTGCCCATTATATTTGCAATTGGTACTGCCATCGGACTGTCAGAAAATGACGGTGTCGCCTCGGTGGCCGCTGTCGTTGGCTATGTTGTCATGCTCGGCACCATGGGTGTCATGGCTCAGGAGCTGGGCGTTGAGCCCAGTGTGATCATGGGAGTAGACGCCATCGATACCGGCGTGTTTGGCGGCATCCTGGTTGGCATGCTGGCTTCCATCATGTTTAACCGATATTACAAAATCCAGCTGCCGGAATACCTTGGCTTCTTTGCCGGAAAACGATTTGTCCCCATCATCACGGCGCTGTGCGCAGTTGTTCTTGGGGTTCTATTGAGCTTCGTCTGGCCTCCGATCCAGGAAGGCATTGACGCGTTCTCAAACTGGTCCGTCACCGAAAATCCGGTTTTGGCCGGTTTTATCTATGGCTTTATTGAGCGTGCGCTGGTTCCCTTTGGTCTGCACCATATATGGAACGTCCCTTTCCAAATAGAAATGGGGCAATTCGTCGACGCTACTGGCAATGTCTACAACGGTGATATTGCCCGCTTCTTCGCTGGTGACCCTACAGCCGGCTTCCTTGCCGGTGGCTACCTGTTCAAGATGTTTGGTTTGCCTGCCGCAGCCATTGCCATGTGGCATTGTGCAAAACCACAGAACCGCAATGCCGTGGGCGGCATCATGATTTCTGCCGCACTGACTTCCTTACTGACCGGTATTACAGAACCCATTGAGTTCTCCTTCCTGTTTGTTGCTCCAGTTTTGTATGGTATTCATGCTCTGCTGGCGGGTCTGGCTTTTGCCATCACCAATTATCTTGATATCAAAATGGCCATGTCATTCTCCAACGGAATGATTGACTATGTCCTTTACTACACCATTGCCACCAGACCCGCCTGGATTATCGGACTGGGACTGATTTATGCGGCGGTCTACTACAGCGTGTTTCGACTTGCTATTCTGGCATTAGATTTGAAAACGCCCGGACGGGAGGAAGAAACCCGTCGGGGTAAGGTCGAAGTAACCCCTGAGCTGGCCAGAAACCTGGTCGAGGCGTTTGGCGGCAAAGGCAATATTAAAAACCTTGATGCCTGTATTACACGATTAAGGGTCACGGTTAACAAAGCGGATGATGTGGATCAGGATCGCATTAAAGCGCTGGGAGCAACTGCCGTCGTGGTCGTAGGTAAAAATATGCAGGCGATTTTCGGCCCCCAGTCAGACAACATACGAACTGAAATGCAGGAAGCCATAAAATCGATGTAG
- a CDS encoding TIGR01777 family oxidoreductase, with translation MQILITGGTGFIGRRVVRALIRGGHRVSVLSRQSPSDVRRLLTSSVRPVQSLSAINPSVAFDAIINLAGEPIMAKRWSHQRKRLLLDSRVGLTNELVDLIERLENRPKTLISCSAVGYYGHHDVAEPQNESSSAGSDFAASLCERWEQAAKRAESLGVRVCIVRTGLVLHQNNGALHEMLPPFRLGLGGQIGSGNQVMSWIHSDDMTRVITFLLNNESLKGAFNATSPNPVSNKEFAKALGRALRRPAVIPVPAIVLKLLLGESSTMITQGQKAVPERLQEAGFTWEQPEIQDALSQLLIKPSYF, from the coding sequence ATGCAAATTTTGATTACAGGTGGCACAGGCTTTATCGGCAGACGGGTCGTTCGTGCCCTGATCAGGGGCGGTCATCGTGTTTCAGTGTTAAGCCGGCAGTCTCCCAGCGACGTTCGGCGGTTGTTAACCAGCAGTGTACGCCCGGTGCAATCCCTGAGTGCCATTAACCCTTCTGTCGCATTTGACGCCATCATCAACCTGGCCGGTGAACCCATTATGGCGAAGCGCTGGTCGCATCAGCGCAAGAGGCTGTTGCTTGATAGTCGGGTAGGATTAACCAACGAACTGGTGGACTTGATTGAACGGCTGGAAAACCGCCCTAAAACACTGATCAGTTGTTCTGCTGTCGGTTATTATGGGCACCACGACGTTGCAGAGCCTCAGAACGAATCATCATCTGCTGGCTCAGACTTTGCTGCTTCATTGTGTGAACGCTGGGAACAGGCGGCCAAACGGGCTGAAAGTCTTGGTGTCAGGGTTTGTATCGTTCGAACTGGCCTGGTGTTGCATCAGAATAATGGTGCGTTGCATGAGATGTTGCCACCCTTTCGACTGGGGTTGGGAGGGCAGATTGGCTCAGGCAATCAGGTGATGTCCTGGATTCATTCAGACGACATGACCAGAGTCATTACCTTTCTGCTGAACAATGAGTCCCTGAAAGGAGCCTTTAATGCGACATCGCCGAATCCGGTATCAAACAAAGAGTTTGCCAAGGCTCTGGGCAGGGCGTTGCGTCGCCCCGCTGTTATACCGGTTCCGGCTATTGTACTGAAGTTGCTGTTGGGAGAGTCCTCAACCATGATAACCCAGGGTCAGAAAGCTGTGCCGGAACGTTTGCAGGAAGCAGGCTTTACCTGGGAGCAGCCGGAAATACAGGACGCCCTCAGCCAGCTGCTGATAAAACCTTCTTATTTTTAG
- a CDS encoding 6-phospho-beta-glucosidase produces MKSLKLAVIGGGSSYTPELIEGIINRIDRLPVTRIDLVDVETGREKLEIVTGLAQRMVARSGLDIEVRHTLDRRDAIQGASFVMTQLRVGGLEARARDERIPLKHKVIGQETTGPGGFAKALRTIPVILDICKDMEELAPDAWLINFTNPAGMVTEAVSKYSSIKALGLCNVPINMHHQTAEALGASVDRVKVNFAGLNHLVWMSNIRLDGKDVTDKVIDMLCDGAHMNMNNIHESPWDPAFLQSLGVVPCPYHRYFYMQDEMLAEELESATSTGTRAEVVQKTEQELFKLYQNPELAEKPKQLEQRGGAYYSDVSLKLVDALYNDTSTINVVNTVNNGAISNLPDDAVVEISAVIDSSGAHPITQGALPDNQIALASSVKAYEQQAIEAAVKGDYGLALQALVANPLIPSAKVAKLILDDILEQNADYLPQFQ; encoded by the coding sequence ATGAAATCATTAAAACTAGCTGTTATCGGCGGGGGAAGCAGTTACACACCCGAACTGATTGAAGGGATTATCAATCGAATTGACCGTCTGCCCGTCACCCGGATTGACCTGGTTGATGTTGAGACAGGAAGGGAAAAACTGGAAATCGTCACCGGACTGGCACAGCGAATGGTGGCCCGGTCCGGACTGGATATTGAAGTGCGCCATACCCTTGATCGCAGAGACGCTATTCAGGGTGCCAGCTTCGTGATGACTCAGCTACGGGTCGGAGGGCTGGAAGCACGGGCGAGAGACGAACGCATCCCTCTGAAACACAAAGTCATTGGTCAGGAAACAACAGGACCTGGCGGCTTTGCCAAAGCCCTGCGCACCATTCCGGTGATTCTTGATATCTGCAAAGATATGGAAGAGCTGGCACCGGACGCCTGGCTGATCAACTTTACCAACCCCGCAGGCATGGTCACCGAGGCCGTAAGCAAATACTCCAGCATTAAAGCTCTGGGATTGTGTAACGTGCCTATTAATATGCACCATCAAACCGCAGAAGCCCTTGGGGCTTCTGTTGATCGGGTAAAAGTCAACTTTGCCGGACTCAACCACCTGGTCTGGATGAGCAATATTCGACTGGATGGCAAGGATGTTACAGACAAGGTTATTGATATGCTCTGCGACGGTGCACACATGAATATGAACAATATCCATGAGTCGCCCTGGGATCCGGCATTCCTGCAATCACTTGGCGTGGTTCCCTGCCCTTACCACCGGTACTTTTATATGCAGGATGAAATGCTGGCGGAAGAGCTGGAATCAGCGACCAGCACTGGCACACGGGCTGAAGTCGTACAGAAAACCGAGCAGGAACTGTTCAAGCTTTATCAGAATCCAGAGCTGGCTGAAAAACCGAAGCAGCTGGAACAACGGGGCGGCGCTTACTACTCCGATGTTTCTCTCAAACTGGTCGACGCACTTTACAATGACACCAGTACCATTAACGTTGTGAATACCGTCAATAACGGTGCCATCAGCAACCTGCCTGATGATGCTGTGGTAGAGATCAGCGCGGTCATTGACAGCTCCGGCGCTCATCCAATTACCCAGGGCGCATTGCCTGATAACCAGATAGCCCTGGCCAGCAGCGTGAAAGCCTACGAACAGCAAGCCATCGAAGCGGCTGTGAAAGGGGACTATGGTCTGGCGTTACAGGCTCTGGTAGCTAACCCCCTGATACCCAGTGCAAAGGTAGCAAAGCTTATTCTGGATGACATTCTTGAGCAGAATGCCGATTACCTGCCTCAGTTCCAATAG
- a CDS encoding PTS lactose/cellobiose transporter subunit IIA, translated as MDLESAVMEIIINSGQARSFAYEALAKAKEGDFDGAETLMSESAEAAKGAHKVQTQLIEQDQGTGKTPMTLVMVHAQDHLMTSMLAQEMVTELITLHRRLAQQG; from the coding sequence ATGGACCTTGAATCTGCCGTGATGGAAATCATCATCAATTCCGGACAGGCCAGAAGCTTTGCCTACGAAGCGCTGGCTAAAGCAAAGGAAGGTGACTTTGACGGTGCGGAAACCCTGATGAGCGAATCAGCAGAAGCGGCCAAAGGGGCACACAAGGTGCAAACCCAGCTGATCGAACAGGACCAGGGAACAGGAAAAACACCTATGACACTGGTCATGGTTCATGCACAGGATCATCTGATGACCTCCATGCTTGCACAGGAAATGGTCACAGAACTGATCACTCTTCACAGAAGGCTTGCACAACAGGGATAA
- a CDS encoding LacI family DNA-binding transcriptional regulator encodes MATIKDVADHAQVSRATVSRVLNNTGQVTESTRERVNAAIKALDYRPNPVAQSLASNTSNIIGLMVSSFRGGFFGDLMAQVQQVVDAAGKTMIVTQGKHSAECERAALEHLMNMRCDGLLLHLRYLSDEELIKMADKMPPFVLLDRYIEELADRCVTFDHIAASEQAVQELIDQGHSHIACLAGKLFKDNAHQRFQGYVNKLSEKNIPLDMELVTEGDYDRDSGYRGMKQILSTGKTVTAVYVCSEEMAVGCMDALRELDIKVPDDISLISYDSVDLCTFLTPHVSALHFPITEMASVAGNLLMNQMRIDGFSKPARQRFEGELRIRKSVKPPL; translated from the coding sequence ATGGCCACTATAAAAGACGTTGCAGACCATGCACAGGTATCGCGAGCCACGGTCTCCAGGGTACTGAACAACACTGGACAGGTAACAGAAAGCACCAGGGAGCGGGTAAATGCCGCCATTAAAGCGCTTGATTACCGACCAAACCCGGTTGCGCAATCACTGGCCTCCAATACCTCCAACATAATTGGTTTAATGGTGTCTTCTTTTCGAGGTGGCTTTTTTGGCGACCTGATGGCCCAGGTACAGCAGGTTGTTGATGCCGCAGGCAAAACAATGATCGTCACCCAGGGCAAACATTCAGCCGAATGTGAACGAGCCGCCCTTGAGCATCTGATGAATATGCGCTGTGACGGTCTGTTATTGCATTTACGTTACCTGAGTGATGAAGAACTGATCAAAATGGCAGATAAAATGCCTCCCTTTGTTCTGCTGGATCGCTACATCGAAGAACTGGCCGATCGCTGCGTCACCTTTGATCATATAGCTGCCAGTGAACAAGCGGTTCAAGAGCTGATAGATCAGGGCCATAGCCATATCGCCTGCCTGGCAGGCAAATTATTCAAAGACAATGCCCACCAGCGCTTTCAGGGGTATGTCAATAAACTCAGCGAAAAAAATATTCCGCTGGATATGGAACTGGTAACAGAAGGCGATTACGACCGTGATTCCGGTTATCGCGGCATGAAACAGATATTGTCCACAGGAAAAACGGTCACCGCCGTCTATGTCTGCAGTGAAGAGATGGCTGTCGGTTGTATGGACGCCCTGCGGGAACTGGATATTAAAGTTCCGGATGACATTTCCCTGATCAGTTACGACAGTGTTGATCTGTGTACATTCCTGACGCCTCATGTATCCGCCCTGCACTTCCCGATTACAGAAATGGCCAGTGTTGCGGGCAACCTGCTGATGAACCAGATGCGCATTGATGGTTTTAGTAAGCCAGCCCGACAACGCTTTGAAGGTGAGCTGAGAATCAGAAAATCTGTTAAACCACCCCTATAA